The Rhizobium sp. BT03 genome has a window encoding:
- a CDS encoding copper uptake system-associated protein has translation MKTIIALLACVLLASMASADDDPQQAIPARLKLMFETADKPLDLTPVVAVQADWAIVGWRQDGRGGRALMKKAHHGWNIYLCSGDSLKDAGTLEKIGLSANDAAALAAKLRDAEANIDSSTLALLSSFEGTVMLMNEASNDAGGGHEGHAQ, from the coding sequence ATGAAGACGATCATTGCTCTTCTTGCCTGCGTGTTGCTCGCATCCATGGCCTCCGCAGACGACGATCCGCAGCAGGCGATCCCGGCCAGGCTGAAGCTGATGTTCGAAACGGCGGACAAGCCCCTGGACCTCACGCCGGTCGTCGCCGTTCAGGCCGATTGGGCGATCGTCGGCTGGCGCCAGGACGGGCGCGGCGGACGCGCCCTGATGAAAAAGGCGCATCATGGCTGGAACATCTATCTCTGCAGCGGCGACAGTCTGAAGGATGCCGGTACGCTGGAGAAGATCGGGCTTTCCGCAAATGACGCGGCCGCGCTGGCTGCGAAACTGCGGGATGCCGAGGCGAACATCGATTCCTCCACGCTTGCACTGCTCTCTAGCTTCGAGGGCACGGTCATGCTGATGAACGAGGCATCGAATGACGCGGGCGGCGGCCATGAGGGCCACGCCCAGTAG
- a CDS encoding patatin-like phospholipase family protein, which translates to MQQAEIISPKLPAISDLPTVAVAFGGGGARGLAHIHIIETLDELGIRPVAISGSSMGAIMGAGMAAGMSGAEIREHALTTVGNKTAVVARIWGLRPATVRDAVAKGIRIGQFNLERILKAFLPAELPARFEDLLVPMKVITTDYYGQNEVIIEEGELFPALAASSAIPAVFMPVRLRGRVMIDGGISNPVPYEPLMDLADIVVGIDVVGAPEGDGTHIPNRMESIFGSGQLMMQTAITLKLKLCQPHIFLRPAVGRTGVMDFLKAREVLAMSAGVKDELKFALDREIEARLKR; encoded by the coding sequence GTGCAGCAGGCAGAGATTATCAGCCCGAAACTGCCTGCGATCAGCGACCTTCCGACGGTCGCCGTCGCTTTCGGCGGCGGTGGCGCGCGCGGACTTGCCCACATCCATATCATCGAGACGCTCGACGAACTCGGCATCCGCCCGGTGGCGATATCGGGTTCGTCGATGGGCGCGATCATGGGGGCCGGCATGGCTGCCGGCATGTCGGGGGCCGAAATCCGCGAACATGCGCTGACGACCGTCGGCAACAAGACGGCGGTCGTCGCCCGCATCTGGGGCCTGCGGCCGGCGACGGTGCGCGATGCGGTGGCCAAGGGCATCCGCATCGGCCAGTTCAATCTGGAGCGGATCCTGAAAGCCTTTCTGCCGGCCGAGTTGCCGGCCCGCTTCGAGGATCTGCTGGTGCCGATGAAGGTCATCACCACGGATTATTACGGGCAGAACGAAGTCATCATCGAAGAAGGCGAGCTGTTTCCGGCGCTTGCCGCTTCTTCCGCTATCCCTGCCGTCTTCATGCCGGTGCGCCTGCGCGGCCGGGTGATGATCGACGGCGGTATCAGCAATCCGGTGCCCTATGAACCGCTGATGGATCTTGCCGATATCGTCGTCGGCATCGATGTCGTCGGCGCGCCGGAAGGCGACGGCACCCATATTCCGAACCGCATGGAGAGCATCTTCGGCTCCGGCCAGCTGATGATGCAGACGGCGATCACGCTGAAGCTGAAGCTCTGCCAGCCGCATATCTTCCTGCGCCCGGCCGTCGGCCGCACCGGCGTCATGGATTTTCTCAAGGCCCGCGAGGTCCTGGCCATGTCCGCCGGCGTCAAGGACGAGCTGAAATTCGCCCTCGACCGGGAAATCGAAGCGCGGCTGAAGCGCTGA
- the rsmD gene encoding 16S rRNA (guanine(966)-N(2))-methyltransferase RsmD, producing MRIVGGEFRGRPLAVPKSNEIRPTADRTRESLFNILSHAYPECVDGTRILDLFAGTGAVGLEAVSRGCRHALFVENSVEGRALLWENIDALGLHGRTRILRRDATDLGSVGNLEAFDVLFADPPYGKGLGEKAMAAAAQGGWLRPGAIAVLEERADIVVSVHPSYVFLESRIFGDTRVHFFRYQPQ from the coding sequence GTGCGGATCGTCGGCGGTGAATTTCGCGGACGGCCTCTCGCCGTGCCAAAATCCAACGAGATCCGGCCGACTGCCGACCGGACGCGCGAGAGCCTGTTCAATATATTGAGCCATGCCTATCCTGAGTGCGTCGATGGCACCCGGATTCTCGACCTTTTTGCCGGAACCGGCGCCGTCGGCCTCGAAGCCGTGTCGCGCGGCTGTCGTCATGCGCTCTTCGTCGAAAACAGCGTCGAGGGCAGGGCGCTGCTCTGGGAAAACATCGATGCGCTCGGCCTGCACGGCCGCACCCGCATCCTGCGCCGCGATGCGACCGATCTCGGCAGCGTCGGCAATCTCGAAGCTTTCGATGTGCTGTTTGCCGACCCGCCCTATGGCAAGGGCCTCGGCGAAAAGGCGATGGCGGCGGCCGCCCAGGGCGGCTGGCTCAGGCCCGGCGCGATCGCGGTGCTCGAAGAACGCGCCGATATTGTCGTTTCCGTGCATCCTTCTTATGTTTTCCTGGAAAGCCGCATCTTTGGCGATACGAGGGTGCATTTCTTCCGGTATCAGCCGCAATAA
- a CDS encoding pseudouridine synthase — protein sequence MTPKDKPKRPGAKPFSRDDRPKAGAKSGGVKPAKAAIAAETEGEAKAERISKVMARAGVASRRDIERMIMEGRVTLNGAVLDTPVVNVTLADRIEVDGVPIRGIERTRLWLYHKPAGLVTTNADPEGRATVFDNLPEELPRVMSIGRLDINTEGLLLLTNDGGLARALELPATGWLRRYRVRAHGDIDQDALDKLKDGIAVDGVLYGSIEATLDRTQGSNVWITMGLREGKNREIKNVMGALGLDVNRLIRISYGPFQLGDLPEGHVIEVRGRTLRDQLGPRLIEEAKANFDAPIYNAPAVAAEEEAEAPVPERREQRPRRDEDKRERALSRLDTKRDDRRGGGRRDDDRRDGGRFDDDKPKRPQPLGQRRSANVWMAPGARPLGEKAAAKAAKNEQTARRRGEQVPAKSTGSHHIEDRPRTQINRVREEDGEWIRSSEQPNRKDEGEGRGRKRPFGDRPGREERGFGDRAARGDRRPREGGDERPRSRSSAGEGRPERPRGDRPFGDRPSRGDRPFGDKPRGDRKPRGDGDERPRAARSSTGEARSERPRGDRPFGDRPSRGDRSFGDKPRGQRRPRDDGDERPRAARSFAGEGRSERPRGEKSFGDKSAGGRPSGDKPRGKGFGAKPGAAKNFSGKPKDAKSGGDRPGGDRPAGGPSRGGGKGKGMTRGADRRR from the coding sequence ATGACACCCAAAGACAAGCCAAAACGCCCGGGCGCAAAGCCCTTTTCACGCGACGACAGGCCGAAGGCCGGCGCGAAGTCGGGCGGCGTGAAGCCGGCAAAGGCTGCGATCGCGGCCGAGACCGAAGGCGAGGCCAAGGCCGAACGCATTTCCAAGGTGATGGCGCGCGCCGGCGTCGCCTCCCGCCGCGACATCGAGCGCATGATCATGGAAGGCCGCGTGACGCTGAACGGCGCGGTTCTCGACACTCCGGTCGTCAACGTCACGCTGGCCGATCGCATCGAGGTCGACGGCGTGCCGATCCGCGGCATTGAGCGCACCAGGCTGTGGCTCTATCACAAGCCGGCCGGGCTGGTGACCACCAATGCCGATCCGGAAGGCCGCGCGACCGTCTTCGACAACCTGCCGGAAGAACTGCCGCGCGTCATGTCGATCGGCCGTCTCGATATCAACACCGAAGGCCTGCTGCTGCTGACCAATGACGGCGGTCTTGCCCGTGCGCTCGAGCTGCCGGCGACCGGCTGGCTGCGCCGCTACCGTGTCCGCGCCCATGGCGACATCGATCAGGACGCTCTCGACAAGCTGAAGGACGGCATTGCCGTCGACGGCGTGCTCTACGGTTCGATCGAGGCGACGCTCGACCGCACGCAGGGCTCGAACGTCTGGATCACCATGGGTCTTCGCGAAGGCAAGAACCGCGAAATCAAGAACGTGATGGGCGCGCTCGGCCTCGACGTCAATCGTCTGATCCGCATCTCCTACGGCCCGTTCCAGCTCGGCGACTTACCGGAAGGCCATGTCATCGAAGTGCGCGGCCGCACGCTTCGCGACCAGCTCGGCCCGCGCCTGATCGAGGAAGCCAAGGCGAATTTCGATGCGCCGATCTATAACGCGCCGGCGGTTGCCGCCGAGGAAGAGGCTGAAGCCCCAGTACCGGAAAGGCGCGAGCAGCGTCCGCGCCGCGACGAGGACAAGCGCGAACGGGCGCTGAGCCGCCTCGATACCAAGCGCGACGATCGCCGCGGTGGCGGGCGTAGAGATGACGACCGCCGCGATGGCGGCCGCTTCGACGACGACAAGCCGAAACGTCCCCAGCCGCTCGGCCAGCGCCGCAGCGCCAATGTCTGGATGGCGCCGGGCGCCCGGCCGCTCGGCGAAAAAGCTGCGGCGAAAGCTGCCAAGAATGAGCAGACCGCGCGCCGGCGCGGCGAGCAGGTGCCGGCAAAAAGCACCGGTTCCCACCATATCGAGGATCGCCCGCGCACACAGATCAATCGGGTGCGCGAAGAGGACGGCGAATGGATCCGCTCGAGCGAGCAGCCCAATCGCAAGGATGAAGGCGAAGGCCGCGGCCGCAAGCGTCCGTTCGGGGATCGTCCGGGCCGTGAAGAGCGCGGTTTTGGTGACCGCGCGGCCCGCGGCGACCGCAGACCCCGTGAAGGGGGTGACGAACGTCCGCGTAGCAGAAGCTCTGCCGGTGAAGGCCGTCCCGAGCGTCCGCGCGGCGATCGGCCTTTCGGTGATCGTCCCTCGCGTGGCGACCGGCCCTTCGGCGACAAGCCGCGCGGGGATCGCAAACCGCGTGGCGATGGTGACGAACGCCCTCGTGCCGCCAGATCCTCCACCGGTGAGGCCCGTTCGGAGCGTCCGCGCGGTGACCGGCCTTTCGGGGATCGTCCTTCGCGTGGCGACCGCTCCTTCGGCGATAAGCCGCGGGGTCAACGCAGGCCGCGCGACGACGGTGATGAACGTCCGCGCGCAGCCAGAAGTTTTGCCGGCGAAGGCCGCTCCGAGCGTCCGCGTGGCGAGAAATCCTTCGGCGACAAATCTGCGGGCGGCCGGCCTTCGGGCGATAAGCCGCGCGGCAAGGGCTTTGGCGCCAAGCCGGGCGCGGCCAAGAATTTTTCCGGTAAGCCGAAGGACGCCAAATCAGGCGGCGACAGACCGGGCGGCGACAGGCCCGCGGGCGGGCCGTCCAGAGGTGGTGGAAAAGGAAAGGGAATGACGCGCGGTGCGGATCGTCGGCGGTGA
- a CDS encoding nucleoside deaminase: MEMALEEARAAGERGEVPIGAVVVIDDIAVSRSGNRTRELNDVTAHAEIAAIRLACEALGQERLVGADLYVTLEPCTMCAAAISFARIRRLYYGAEDPKGGGVDNGVRFYAQPTCHHAPEVYSGFNEVQSAEIMRTFFSQKREVP, from the coding sequence ATGGAAATGGCGCTCGAAGAGGCGCGTGCCGCCGGAGAACGCGGCGAGGTGCCGATCGGCGCCGTCGTAGTCATCGACGATATCGCCGTTTCACGCTCGGGAAACCGCACACGCGAGCTCAATGACGTGACCGCACATGCCGAAATCGCCGCAATCCGGCTGGCCTGCGAAGCGCTCGGACAGGAGCGCCTTGTTGGCGCCGATCTCTATGTGACGCTCGAGCCTTGCACCATGTGCGCGGCAGCCATCTCGTTTGCGCGTATCCGCAGGCTCTATTACGGCGCCGAAGACCCGAAGGGCGGCGGCGTCGACAATGGCGTGCGATTTTACGCGCAGCCGACCTGTCACCACGCCCCGGAGGTCTATTCCGGCTTCAACGAGGTGCAATCGGCGGAGATAATGCGGACGTTTTTTTCGCAGAAAAGAGAAGTGCCGTAG
- the ileS gene encoding isoleucine--tRNA ligase produces MTDTAEKIDYSKTLYLPETDFPMRAGLPQKEPELVKRWQEMGLYKKLRASAAGREKFVLHDGPPYANGNIHIGHALNKILKDVINRSFQMRGYDANYVPGWDCHGLPIEWKIEEKYREKGRNKDEVPVNEFRRECREFATGWIKTQAEEFKRLGIEGDFDNPYTTMNFHAESRIAGELLKIAASGQLYRGSKPIMWSVVERTALAEAEVEYQDYESDTIWVKFPVVEGPAALKDAFVVIWTTTPWTIPGNRAVSFSARVSYGLYEVTAAENDFGPRPGEKLIFADKLAEESFAKSKLQYKRLSDVSAADFAAMACAHPFKGLDGGYEFAVPLLDGDHVTDDAGTGFVHTAPSHGREDFDAWMSAVRTLEARGIDSKIPFPVDDGGFYTSDAPGFEGARVIDDNGKKGDANDRVIKALIARGALFARGRLKHQYPHSWRSKKPVIFRNTPQWFVYMDKTLADGTTLRSRALGAIDDTRFVPAAGQNRLRAMIEGRPDWVLSRQRAWGVPIAVFADDEGEVLVDDAVNARILEAFEQEGADAWFADGAKERFLGNDHDHSRWKQVMDILDVWFDSGSTHTFTLEDRPDLKWPADLYLEGSDQHRGWFHSSLLESAATRGRAPYNAVLTHGFTMDEKGEKMSKSKGNVTAPQEVMKDAGADILRLWVMTSDYADDLRVGKTIIQTNVDAYRKLRNTIRWMLGTLAHDKGEEIAFADLPELEQLMLHRLAELDELVRENYDAFDFKKIARALIDFANVELSAFYFDVRKDALYCDAPSSLRRRASLHVIRRIFDCMVTWLAPMLPFTTEEAWLSRNPAAVSVHLEQFAPVAKEWRNDALAEKWKKIRAVRSVVTGALEIERKDKRIGSSLEAAPVVHIADPELIKALEGQDFTEVCITSAIEIAAGEGPAEAFRLAEVPLVSVVPKLAEGEKCARSWRITRDVGSDPEYPDVSARDAAALRELALHK; encoded by the coding sequence ATGACCGACACCGCCGAAAAGATCGACTATTCGAAAACCCTCTATTTGCCCGAAACCGATTTCCCGATGCGCGCCGGCCTGCCGCAAAAGGAGCCGGAGCTCGTCAAGCGCTGGCAGGAGATGGGGCTCTACAAGAAACTGCGCGCCTCGGCCGCCGGCCGCGAAAAGTTCGTGCTGCATGACGGCCCGCCCTATGCCAACGGCAACATCCATATCGGCCACGCGCTGAACAAGATCCTCAAGGACGTCATCAACCGCTCGTTCCAGATGCGCGGCTACGACGCCAATTACGTGCCCGGCTGGGATTGCCACGGCCTGCCGATCGAATGGAAGATCGAAGAGAAGTATCGCGAGAAGGGCAGGAACAAGGACGAGGTCCCGGTCAACGAATTCCGCCGGGAATGCCGTGAATTCGCCACCGGCTGGATCAAGACCCAGGCGGAAGAGTTCAAGCGTCTCGGCATCGAGGGCGACTTCGACAATCCCTACACGACGATGAACTTCCACGCGGAATCGCGCATCGCCGGCGAACTTTTGAAGATCGCCGCCAGCGGCCAGCTTTATCGCGGCTCCAAGCCGATCATGTGGTCGGTCGTCGAGCGCACGGCACTGGCCGAGGCCGAAGTCGAGTATCAGGACTACGAGAGCGACACGATCTGGGTGAAATTCCCCGTCGTCGAGGGCCCGGCTGCGTTGAAAGATGCCTTCGTGGTCATCTGGACGACGACGCCCTGGACGATCCCCGGCAACCGCGCGGTCTCCTTTTCCGCGCGTGTCTCCTACGGTCTCTACGAGGTAACGGCTGCCGAGAACGATTTTGGTCCGCGTCCCGGCGAAAAGCTGATCTTTGCCGACAAACTGGCTGAGGAATCCTTCGCCAAGTCAAAGCTGCAGTACAAGCGCCTGAGCGATGTCTCTGCGGCCGACTTCGCAGCGATGGCCTGCGCGCATCCCTTCAAGGGTCTGGACGGCGGCTATGAATTCGCCGTGCCATTGCTCGATGGCGATCACGTCACCGACGATGCCGGTACCGGTTTCGTGCACACGGCACCCAGCCACGGCCGCGAAGACTTCGATGCCTGGATGTCGGCCGTCCGCACGCTTGAGGCGCGTGGCATCGACTCCAAAATCCCGTTCCCGGTCGATGACGGCGGCTTCTACACGTCGGACGCCCCCGGCTTCGAGGGCGCCCGCGTCATCGACGACAACGGCAAGAAGGGCGATGCCAACGACCGCGTCATCAAGGCGCTGATCGCCCGCGGCGCGCTCTTTGCCCGCGGCCGGCTGAAACATCAGTATCCGCATTCCTGGCGCTCGAAGAAGCCGGTGATCTTCCGCAACACGCCGCAATGGTTCGTCTATATGGACAAGACCCTTGCCGACGGCACGACGCTGCGTTCGCGCGCGCTGGGTGCGATCGACGACACGCGCTTCGTGCCCGCCGCCGGCCAGAACCGCTTGCGCGCCATGATCGAGGGCCGCCCGGACTGGGTTCTTTCCCGTCAAAGAGCATGGGGCGTGCCGATCGCCGTCTTTGCCGACGATGAGGGCGAGGTCCTGGTCGATGACGCCGTCAACGCCCGCATCCTCGAAGCCTTCGAACAGGAGGGCGCCGACGCCTGGTTCGCCGATGGCGCCAAGGAACGTTTCCTCGGCAACGATCATGACCATTCCCGCTGGAAGCAGGTCATGGATATCCTCGACGTCTGGTTCGATTCCGGCTCGACGCACACCTTCACGCTCGAAGACCGCCCTGACCTGAAGTGGCCGGCCGATCTTTATCTCGAAGGCTCCGACCAGCATCGCGGCTGGTTCCATTCCTCGCTCCTGGAATCGGCTGCCACCCGCGGCCGCGCGCCTTACAACGCCGTCCTCACCCATGGCTTCACCATGGACGAGAAGGGCGAGAAGATGTCGAAGTCGAAGGGCAACGTCACCGCGCCGCAGGAAGTGATGAAGGATGCCGGCGCCGACATCCTGCGCCTCTGGGTGATGACCTCGGATTATGCCGACGACCTGCGCGTCGGCAAGACGATCATCCAGACCAATGTCGACGCCTATCGCAAGCTCCGCAACACCATCCGCTGGATGCTCGGCACGCTTGCTCATGACAAGGGTGAGGAGATCGCCTTTGCCGATCTTCCGGAGCTGGAGCAGCTGATGCTGCACCGGCTTGCCGAACTCGACGAGCTGGTGCGCGAGAATTACGATGCCTTCGACTTCAAGAAGATCGCCCGCGCGCTGATCGATTTCGCCAATGTCGAGCTTTCGGCCTTCTATTTCGATGTTCGCAAGGACGCGCTCTATTGCGACGCGCCGTCGAGCCTGCGCCGGCGCGCCAGCCTGCACGTCATCCGCCGGATCTTCGACTGCATGGTGACCTGGCTTGCCCCGATGCTGCCCTTCACCACCGAGGAAGCCTGGCTGTCGCGCAACCCCGCCGCCGTTTCCGTGCATCTGGAGCAGTTTGCCCCGGTTGCCAAGGAATGGCGCAACGATGCCCTGGCCGAGAAGTGGAAGAAGATCCGCGCCGTCCGCTCGGTCGTCACCGGCGCTCTGGAAATCGAGCGCAAGGACAAGCGCATCGGCTCCTCGCTGGAAGCTGCTCCCGTCGTCCACATCGCCGATCCGGAGCTCATCAAGGCGCTCGAGGGGCAGGACTTCACCGAAGTCTGCATCACCTCGGCCATCGAGATTGCGGCCGGCGAAGGCCCGGCGGAGGCTTTCCGCCTTGCCGAGGTGCCCTTGGTCAGCGTCGTGCCGAAGCTTGCCGAGGGCGAGAAATGCGCCCGCTCCTGGCGCATCACCAGGGATGTCGGTTCCGATCCCGAATATCCCGATGTCTCGGCCCGTGACGCTGCCGCCCTTCGCGAGCTTGCGCTGCACAAGTGA
- a CDS encoding type II toxin-antitoxin system Phd/YefM family antitoxin has product MKKITKQSWKLEEAKARFSEVVRRAHSEGPQRVTVRGRDSVVVISVEELDRLTKAEPKMPFVTFMESLDLKDLDLEREADYGRDAEL; this is encoded by the coding sequence ATGAAAAAAATCACGAAACAAAGCTGGAAGCTCGAAGAGGCGAAAGCGCGGTTCAGCGAGGTGGTTCGCCGGGCCCACAGCGAAGGACCGCAGCGGGTGACGGTTCGCGGCCGCGACAGCGTCGTTGTCATCAGCGTCGAAGAGCTCGACCGGCTGACCAAGGCCGAACCGAAAATGCCTTTCGTCACTTTCATGGAGAGCCTCGATCTCAAGGATCTCGATCTCGAGCGGGAGGCCGATTATGGACGGGATGCCGAGCTGTGA
- a CDS encoding type II toxin-antitoxin system VapC family toxin produces MIGWLLDTNVISALINPNGAPSVKSWAAAQDEERMFISILTLAEYDKGIENLPEDDQNRYRYVAARDALEERFSRRVLSLSDATVRHWGVISGRVKLRTGHAPSVVDTMLAATAIEHNLYLVTRNVRDTRFSGADVFDPWTSDPAQFPLSRR; encoded by the coding sequence GTGATCGGCTGGCTGCTGGATACGAATGTCATATCGGCGCTGATCAATCCGAACGGCGCCCCCTCCGTCAAATCCTGGGCTGCGGCTCAAGACGAAGAGCGGATGTTCATCAGCATCCTCACGCTGGCGGAATATGACAAGGGCATCGAGAACCTGCCCGAGGATGACCAGAACCGCTATCGGTATGTTGCTGCACGCGATGCGCTGGAAGAGAGGTTTTCTCGACGCGTTCTTTCGCTCAGCGACGCAACCGTCAGACATTGGGGCGTCATTTCGGGACGCGTGAAGCTGCGGACCGGGCATGCGCCGTCGGTGGTCGACACGATGCTCGCTGCCACCGCCATCGAGCACAATCTCTATCTGGTGACGCGAAACGTCAGGGATACGCGCTTCTCCGGCGCCGATGTCTTCGATCCGTGGACGAGCGATCCCGCTCAATTTCCCTTGAGCCGGAGATAG
- a CDS encoding bifunctional riboflavin kinase/FAD synthetase — protein sequence MTVFHRNETREPLPAHLKGGVIAIGNFDGVHRGHQSVLSRALEISKARGIPALVLTFEPHPRTVFRPETPVFRLTPAPLKARILETLGFNAVIEYPFDYEFSQRSADDFIHSILKDWLGASEVVTGFDFHFGRGREGGPAFLMNAGQTYGFGVTLIDAFRDENADVVSSSHIRALLKEGSVSEVAGMLGYRYTVEAEVIDGEKLGRQLGFPTANMRLPPEVELAAGIYAVRFRRQEGTLHDAVASYGRRPTVTENGAPLLETYLFDFSGDLYGQRCAVSFFGYLRPELKFDGLDPLVAQIKRDEEEARTLLSGVAPLGELDRKLCFS from the coding sequence ATGACCGTCTTCCACCGCAATGAAACCCGGGAACCCTTGCCCGCCCATCTCAAGGGCGGCGTCATCGCCATCGGCAATTTCGACGGCGTGCATCGGGGCCACCAGTCGGTGCTCAGCCGCGCGCTCGAAATCTCCAAGGCGCGCGGCATCCCCGCGTTGGTGCTGACCTTCGAGCCGCATCCGCGCACGGTCTTCCGGCCCGAGACCCCGGTCTTCCGCCTGACGCCCGCGCCGCTGAAGGCCCGCATCCTGGAAACGCTGGGCTTCAACGCGGTCATCGAATATCCCTTCGATTACGAGTTCTCGCAGCGCTCGGCCGATGATTTCATCCATTCGATCCTCAAGGACTGGCTCGGGGCCTCCGAGGTCGTCACCGGCTTCGACTTCCATTTCGGCCGCGGCCGCGAGGGCGGTCCGGCCTTCCTGATGAATGCCGGCCAGACCTATGGTTTCGGCGTCACCCTGATCGATGCCTTCCGCGACGAAAACGCCGATGTCGTCTCTTCGAGCCATATCCGCGCGCTGTTGAAGGAAGGCAGCGTCAGCGAAGTCGCCGGCATGCTCGGCTACCGCTATACGGTCGAGGCCGAGGTGATCGACGGCGAGAAGCTCGGCCGGCAGCTCGGCTTTCCCACTGCCAACATGCGCCTGCCGCCGGAGGTGGAACTCGCCGCCGGCATCTACGCCGTCCGCTTCCGCCGCCAGGAGGGCACGCTGCACGACGCCGTCGCGAGCTACGGCCGCCGCCCGACGGTGACGGAAAACGGTGCGCCGCTGCTCGAAACCTATCTTTTCGATTTCAGCGGCGATCTCTACGGCCAGCGCTGCGCCGTCTCCTTCTTCGGTTATCTCAGGCCCGAGCTGAAATTCGACGGCCTCGATCCGCTCGTCGCCCAGATCAAGCGCGACGAGGAGGAGGCGAGGACGCTGCTGTCGGGTGTGGCGCCGCTCGGCGAACTCGACCGGAAGCTTTGTTTTTCCTGA
- a CDS encoding TIGR01459 family HAD-type hydrolase, with translation MARRIENFSEITGHYDVVLCDVWGVVHNGVEPFPKAAAALEAARASGVAVVLITNSPRLSWQVVEQLRQIGVPDSAYDRIVTSGDVTRRLIAEGPKTVFLLGPERDKALLEGIGVERVPSGEAQSLVCTGFFDDETEKPEDYTDMLLEFKSREVPMICANPDLVVERGHRIIPCAGAMAAYYEQLGGKTRIAGKPHRPIYEATLAAARELRGDFPTERVLAIGDGMPTDVRGALNYGLDLLYISGGIHAKEYTLNGETDEAILNAYLDREKAAPKWWMPRLA, from the coding sequence ATGGCCAGGCGGATAGAAAACTTCTCGGAGATAACAGGTCATTATGACGTGGTGCTCTGCGATGTCTGGGGCGTCGTTCACAACGGCGTCGAGCCGTTTCCGAAGGCCGCTGCTGCCCTTGAAGCGGCGCGCGCAAGCGGCGTCGCCGTCGTCCTGATCACCAATTCGCCGCGTCTTTCCTGGCAGGTGGTCGAGCAATTGCGTCAGATCGGCGTTCCCGACAGCGCCTATGACCGTATCGTCACCTCAGGCGACGTCACGCGCCGGCTGATCGCCGAAGGGCCGAAGACGGTCTTTCTGCTCGGCCCCGAGCGCGACAAGGCGCTTCTCGAAGGCATCGGCGTCGAGCGGGTGCCATCAGGCGAAGCGCAATCGCTCGTCTGCACCGGCTTTTTCGACGACGAGACCGAGAAGCCGGAAGATTACACCGACATGCTTCTGGAATTCAAATCCCGCGAGGTGCCGATGATCTGCGCCAACCCCGACCTCGTCGTCGAGCGCGGCCATCGCATCATCCCCTGCGCCGGCGCCATGGCCGCCTATTACGAGCAGCTCGGTGGCAAAACCCGCATCGCCGGCAAGCCACACCGGCCGATCTATGAGGCGACGCTCGCCGCGGCCCGCGAGCTTCGCGGCGATTTCCCCACCGAGCGGGTGCTGGCAATCGGCGACGGCATGCCGACCGATGTGCGCGGCGCCTTGAATTACGGCCTCGACCTTCTTTACATCAGCGGCGGTATCCACGCCAAGGAATACACCTTGAACGGCGAGACCGACGAGGCGATCCTCAACGCCTATCTCGATCGGGAAAAAGCCGCGCCGAAGTGGTGGATGCCACGCCTCGCATAA
- the groES gene encoding co-chaperone GroES produces MASTNFRPLHDRVVVRRVESEAKTKGGIIIPDTAKEKPQEGEIVAVGSGARDESGKVVALDVKAGDRILFGKWSGTEVKIDGEDLLIMKEADIMGIIG; encoded by the coding sequence ATGGCAAGCACCAACTTCCGCCCCCTTCACGACCGCGTCGTTGTTCGCCGCGTTGAGTCCGAAGCCAAGACCAAGGGTGGCATCATCATTCCCGATACCGCCAAGGAAAAGCCGCAGGAAGGCGAAATCGTCGCCGTCGGTTCCGGCGCTCGTGACGAGTCCGGCAAGGTCGTCGCACTCGACGTCAAGGCTGGCGACCGCATCCTGTTCGGCAAGTGGTCCGGCACCGAAGTCAAGATCGACGGCGAAGACCTTCTGATCATGAAGGAAGCCGACATTATGGGCATCATCGGCTGA